The Nitrospirota bacterium DNA window AACAAAAGCTATATTTTTAACCTCCTTGCTGTCAGAGGGTCTGAGGATTTTGCCTTTTGTTGGTCCACTTGGCGAGGCAAGCCTCTCCATCATCATGTTTGTAATGACATTTTTTACCTTTCCAAAGCCAAGGTTATCCATTTTCTGAGCATCATAGAGGTTCCAGCCAGTGGCAACCACTATGGAGCTGACATTAAGGTTAACTGTCTCAGGCTTCATATTAAGGTCAACTGCATCGTATTTACAGGCATCCTTGCACTTCTTTCCGCAGTCAGCCTTACAGTATTTTTCATCGATGACATATTTAAATGGGAATGCCTGCTCAAATGGAAGATATGCAGCCTTTGTCTTGTCCATGCTGAAATTAAACTCATTTGGCCTTTCTGAAGGACATGCCTGTGCACAGGCATTACAGCCAACACACTTGTCATTGACATAGCGGGGTGAAACCTTCACTGTCACCTGATAATTCCCTTCACTGCCTGAAACCCCCTGAACCTCAGCCTGTGTGTAAAACTTAACCCTTCCGTTTTCCTTAAGCCTTCTCAGGTTTATCTCAAGACCACAGTTGGGTGGACACAGTTTTGGGAAATACTTATTAAGCTGTGCAACCCTTCCTCCAAGATAAGGGTTTCTCTCCACAATGTGAACATCGTAGCCTGCCTCTGCGGTCTCAAGAG harbors:
- a CDS encoding CoB--CoM heterodisulfide reductase iron-sulfur subunit A family protein; the encoded protein is MEKVKGVLVIGGGISGLTAALETAEAGYDVHIVERNPYLGGRVAQLNKYFPKLCPPNCGLEINLRRLKENGRVKFYTQAEVQGVSGSEGNYQVTVKVSPRYVNDKCVGCNACAQACPSERPNEFNFSMDKTKAAYLPFEQAFPFKYVIDEKYCKADCGKKCKDACKYDAVDLNMKPETVNLNVSSIVVATGWNLYDAQKMDNLGFGKVKNVITNMMMERLASPSGPTKGKILRPSDSKEVKNIAFVQCAGSRDENHLPYCSYICCMASLKQATYLREQYPDSKVKIFYIDIRTPGRYEQFYWKVRDDENVTLIKGKVAKVEEDSKTGDVVVHAEDVLAGKKLKESFDMVVLAVGMEASLKQVKLPEMAYNEDGFLLQSKLKKGIFGVGTAKSPVDVQRSVQDATGAALKTIQTLVRR